One Streptomyces lincolnensis genomic region harbors:
- a CDS encoding phytanoyl-CoA dioxygenase family protein has protein sequence MTVTDIATGVQRFQEDGFMVVRGLFGSEEIDGLCARFAALHAAGPVPGHFSPRVSEDPLHRYPRVMQPHEIEEPARRFLLDPRLRDILESLLGEEVLAAQSMFYFKPPGARGQALHQDNFYLRVEPGTCVAAWVACDVIDRDNGGLEVVPGTHRMDLFCPEEADAEVSFAREFVPPPAGLATVPVDMSPGDVLFFNGSLVHGSQPNGTTDRFRRSFIGHYVGASTERIGEYYRTIAMSGERVRLAESEGAGPCGTEFEPHGPH, from the coding sequence ATGACAGTCACGGATATCGCGACAGGGGTCCAGCGGTTCCAGGAGGACGGCTTCATGGTCGTCCGCGGACTGTTCGGATCGGAGGAGATCGACGGGCTGTGCGCCCGGTTCGCGGCGCTGCACGCGGCGGGACCGGTGCCGGGGCACTTCTCGCCGCGCGTGTCGGAGGATCCGCTGCACCGCTATCCCCGGGTGATGCAGCCGCACGAGATCGAGGAACCCGCTCGGCGTTTCCTGCTGGATCCGCGGCTGCGGGACATCCTGGAATCACTGCTCGGCGAGGAGGTGCTGGCCGCGCAGAGCATGTTCTATTTCAAGCCGCCGGGGGCCCGGGGGCAGGCGCTGCACCAGGACAACTTCTATCTGCGGGTCGAGCCGGGCACGTGTGTGGCGGCGTGGGTCGCCTGCGATGTGATCGACCGGGACAACGGCGGTCTGGAGGTCGTGCCCGGCACCCACCGGATGGACCTGTTCTGTCCGGAGGAGGCGGACGCGGAGGTGTCCTTCGCGCGGGAATTCGTGCCGCCGCCCGCGGGGCTCGCGACCGTGCCGGTCGACATGTCTCCGGGGGACGTGTTGTTCTTCAACGGCAGTCTGGTGCACGGCTCACAGCCCAACGGCACCACGGACCGGTTCCGGCGGTCGTTCATCGGGCACTACGTGGGGGCGTCGACCGAGCGGATCGGGGAGTACTACCGGACCATCGCGATGAGCGGCGAGCGGGTGCGGCTGGCCGAGAGCGAGGGCGCAGGCCCGTGCGGTACCGAGTTCGAACCGCACGGGCCCCATTAG
- a CDS encoding DUF1348 family protein, with protein sequence MSDRPPLPPFTRETAAQKVQAAEDAWNTRDPHRVALAYSEDSVWRNRDTFVTGRARIVEFLTAKWAREHEYALRKDLWAFDGNRIAVRFQYECRDAEGQWWRSYGNELWEFDEHGLMTRREASINDMAIEEKERRIIGPRPASERGLSFPLQ encoded by the coding sequence ATGTCCGACCGCCCGCCCCTGCCGCCCTTCACCCGCGAGACGGCCGCCCAGAAGGTCCAGGCCGCCGAGGATGCCTGGAACACCCGCGACCCCCACCGGGTGGCGCTCGCCTACTCCGAGGACTCGGTGTGGCGCAACCGCGACACCTTCGTCACCGGCCGCGCCCGGATCGTCGAGTTCCTCACCGCCAAGTGGGCCCGCGAGCACGAGTACGCCCTGCGCAAGGACCTGTGGGCCTTCGACGGCAACCGCATCGCGGTCCGCTTCCAGTACGAGTGCCGGGACGCCGAGGGTCAGTGGTGGCGGTCGTACGGCAACGAACTGTGGGAGTTCGACGAGCACGGGCTGATGACCCGGCGCGAGGCCAGCATCAACGACATGGCGATCGAGGAGAAGGAGCGCCGCATCATCGGCCCGCGGCCCGCATCCGAGCGGGGGCTGTCCTTCCCGCTTCAGTAG
- a CDS encoding aldo/keto reductase → MQYVKLGSTGLDVSRVCLGCMSYGLPDRGVHEWTLDEEASRPLIRQALEAGITFFDTANVYSDGTSEEIVGKALADFANRDEIVLATKVNGRMRPGTNAAGLSRKAIMTEIDHSLTRLGTDYVDLYQIHRFDPHTPVEETMEALHDLVKAGKVRYIGASSMYAWQFSKMQYTAERHGWTKFVSMQNHYNLLYREEEREMLPLCADQRVSALPWSPLARGRLTRDWGTVTERSANDDFGSRLYQEGDRAIVEAVTRIANDRGVPRAQVALAWLLAQDTVAAPIVGAGKPHHIEDAVAAVELELSDKEIEELEQPYTARPISGH, encoded by the coding sequence ATGCAGTACGTGAAGCTCGGTTCGACGGGTCTGGACGTCTCGCGGGTCTGTCTGGGCTGTATGTCCTACGGCCTGCCCGACCGCGGCGTGCACGAGTGGACCCTCGACGAGGAGGCCTCGCGTCCGTTGATCCGGCAGGCGCTGGAGGCCGGGATCACCTTCTTCGACACGGCGAACGTCTACTCCGACGGCACCAGCGAGGAGATCGTCGGCAAGGCCCTCGCGGACTTCGCGAACCGCGACGAGATCGTGCTCGCCACCAAGGTGAACGGCCGGATGCGGCCCGGGACCAACGCCGCCGGACTGTCCCGCAAGGCAATCATGACGGAGATCGACCACAGCCTGACCCGCCTCGGCACCGACTACGTCGACCTTTACCAGATCCACCGCTTCGACCCGCACACCCCGGTCGAGGAGACGATGGAGGCCCTGCACGACCTGGTCAAGGCGGGCAAGGTGCGCTACATCGGGGCGAGTTCGATGTACGCCTGGCAGTTCTCCAAGATGCAGTACACCGCCGAACGGCACGGCTGGACGAAGTTCGTCTCCATGCAGAACCACTACAACCTCCTCTACCGCGAGGAGGAGCGCGAGATGCTGCCTCTCTGTGCCGACCAGCGCGTCAGTGCCCTGCCGTGGAGCCCGCTCGCCCGCGGCCGCCTCACCCGCGACTGGGGCACCGTCACCGAACGCAGCGCCAACGACGACTTCGGCAGCCGCCTCTACCAGGAGGGCGACCGGGCCATCGTCGAGGCGGTCACCCGCATCGCGAACGACCGAGGCGTGCCCCGCGCCCAGGTGGCCCTCGCCTGGCTGCTGGCCCAGGACACGGTGGCCGCGCCGATCGTGGGCGCGGGCAAGCCCCACCACATCGAGGACGCGGTGGCCGCGGTCGAACTGGAGCTGAGCGACAAGGAGATCGAGGAGCTGGAGCAGCCTTACACGGCCCGTCCGATCTCCGGCCACTGA
- a CDS encoding helix-turn-helix domain-containing protein produces the protein MPVTAGGLPETAAAPGDPAPPPGLVVVGRFDERPGYGVDRPRGSDSWLFTWTTGGRGRLRQGSTGTGAGAGDLVVLGPGVRHGYGVEQGATHWEFWWVHCGARPSWHPWLRPYGTGDGMYVVPGASGKPHGRIEAAFGRMLADARWTGTGAPPATPSADDRVAVAYSTTARELALSALEEVLLLTAGAAHAPPDRTGVDPRVRRVQELIAADPGAPHTVRSLADSVSLSPSRFAHLFTRQLGRSPMRALREARLRHAARLLEGTDLSVERISAASGFASPFHFNRVFREHHGLPPGAYRARCSMVGT, from the coding sequence ATGCCCGTGACCGCTGGCGGATTGCCCGAGACCGCTGCCGCCCCCGGCGATCCCGCCCCGCCGCCGGGCCTGGTGGTGGTCGGCCGCTTCGACGAGCGGCCGGGATACGGCGTCGACCGGCCCCGGGGATCGGACAGTTGGCTGTTCACCTGGACGACCGGCGGACGGGGCCGACTGCGCCAGGGGAGTACCGGGACCGGGGCGGGCGCCGGGGACCTGGTGGTCCTGGGACCGGGCGTCCGGCACGGCTACGGCGTCGAACAGGGCGCCACGCACTGGGAGTTCTGGTGGGTGCACTGCGGGGCCAGACCGTCCTGGCACCCCTGGCTCCGGCCGTACGGCACGGGCGACGGGATGTACGTCGTGCCCGGCGCGTCCGGAAAGCCGCACGGCCGGATCGAGGCGGCCTTCGGCCGGATGCTCGCCGACGCCCGCTGGACCGGGACCGGGGCGCCTCCCGCCACCCCGTCGGCGGACGACCGGGTGGCGGTGGCGTACTCCACCACCGCCAGGGAACTCGCCCTGTCCGCGCTGGAAGAGGTCCTCCTGCTCACGGCCGGCGCCGCGCACGCCCCGCCGGACCGGACCGGCGTCGATCCCCGGGTGCGCAGGGTCCAGGAGCTGATCGCGGCCGACCCCGGAGCCCCGCACACCGTCCGTTCGCTCGCCGACAGCGTCTCGCTCTCGCCGTCCCGGTTCGCCCACCTCTTCACCCGGCAGCTCGGCCGGTCCCCGATGCGGGCACTGCGCGAGGCGCGCCTGCGGCACGCCGCCCGGCTGCTGGAGGGCACCGACCTGTCCGTGGAACGGATTTCGGCCGCCTCCGGCTTCGCCAGCCCGTTCCACTTCAACCGGGTCTTCCGCGAACACCACGGGCTGCCGCCGGGGGCCTACCGGGCACGCTGCTCAATGGTTGGAACATGA
- a CDS encoding FMN-dependent NADH-azoreductase, whose translation MTLLHIDASADTAADSVSRRLTGLFATTWRARRPTAHYRHRDLCATPAPALTPAYASLGRRVERAGFVPPDKVPALVENAAEEREWHLTRPLIDELLAADTVLLGVPMYNFSVPASLKAWIDRVTFPGAYADPATGESLLRDTRVVVVMARGGGYGPGTPRESYDFQTPYLRAYFGNLGVRTTHFVAAELTLAGLLPHLADLTGLADQSLDRARAEVTALAAG comes from the coding sequence GTGACCCTCCTGCACATCGACGCCAGCGCCGACACGGCCGCCGACTCCGTCAGCAGGCGCCTGACCGGCCTGTTCGCCACCACCTGGCGGGCCCGCCGGCCGACGGCTCACTACCGGCACCGCGACCTGTGCGCGACCCCGGCCCCCGCGCTGACCCCGGCGTACGCCAGCCTCGGCCGCCGCGTGGAGCGCGCGGGTTTCGTCCCGCCGGACAAGGTCCCGGCGCTGGTCGAGAACGCCGCCGAGGAACGCGAGTGGCACCTGACCCGTCCGCTGATCGACGAACTGCTCGCCGCGGACACCGTGCTGCTCGGTGTGCCGATGTACAACTTCTCCGTCCCCGCGTCCCTGAAGGCGTGGATCGACCGCGTCACCTTTCCCGGCGCGTACGCCGACCCCGCCACCGGCGAGAGCCTGCTGAGGGACACCCGCGTGGTCGTGGTCATGGCGCGCGGCGGCGGTTACGGCCCCGGCACACCACGTGAGTCGTACGACTTCCAGACGCCCTATCTGAGGGCCTACTTCGGGAACCTCGGCGTGCGGACCACGCACTTCGTGGCCGCCGAGCTGACCCTCGCCGGACTGCTGCCGCACCTGGCGGACCTGACGGGGCTCGCGGACCAGTCCCTCGACCGGGCCAGGGCCGAGGTGACGGCGCTCGCCGCCGGTTGA
- a CDS encoding arsenic transporter, translating to MNSPLAETVSVLLLVAVLAWAVLRPFGWPEAVLAVPAAGLAIATGIISPEHAWQEVERLGPVVGFLAAVLVLAHFCDVEGLFHACGAWMARRAAGSPGRLLTAVFVLASAITAVLSLDATVVLLTPVVFVTATRMGVPAKPHAYASAHLSNTASLLLPVSNLTNLLAFAASGLSFTRFAALMALPWLVAIAAEYLVFRRFFARELLEVAPSPEPAEAPTLPVFALVTVGCTLAGFVVTSAVGVEPAWAALAGALVLAGRALLRRQDTPLGVVRAASPAFLAFVLALGVVVRAVVDNGLADGLRHLLPEGTGLAALLGIAVLAAVLANLINNLPAVLVLLPLTAAAGPGAVLAVLLGVNIGPNLTYAGSLATLLWRRIAHRHEHDVDLGEFTRLGLLTVPAALVPAVLALWASLWLVGV from the coding sequence CTGAACTCCCCGCTCGCCGAAACCGTCTCCGTCCTGCTGCTCGTCGCCGTACTCGCCTGGGCGGTCCTGCGTCCCTTCGGATGGCCGGAGGCGGTGCTCGCGGTCCCGGCGGCGGGGCTGGCGATCGCGACCGGGATCATCTCGCCGGAGCACGCGTGGCAGGAGGTCGAACGGCTCGGGCCGGTCGTCGGGTTCCTGGCCGCCGTGCTGGTGCTGGCCCACTTCTGTGACGTCGAGGGGCTCTTCCACGCGTGCGGGGCCTGGATGGCCCGGCGGGCGGCGGGCTCGCCCGGGCGGCTGCTGACCGCGGTGTTCGTGCTGGCGTCGGCGATCACGGCCGTCCTCAGCCTGGACGCCACGGTGGTGCTGCTGACGCCGGTGGTGTTCGTCACCGCCACCCGCATGGGCGTCCCCGCCAAGCCGCACGCCTACGCGAGCGCGCACCTGTCGAACACGGCCTCACTGCTGCTGCCGGTCTCCAACCTCACCAACCTGCTGGCGTTCGCGGCCAGCGGGCTGAGCTTCACCCGGTTCGCGGCGCTGATGGCACTGCCCTGGCTGGTCGCGATCGCCGCCGAGTACCTGGTCTTCCGGCGCTTCTTCGCCCGCGAACTACTGGAGGTCGCCCCCTCCCCCGAGCCGGCCGAAGCACCCACGCTGCCGGTCTTCGCGCTGGTCACCGTGGGCTGCACACTCGCCGGATTCGTGGTGACCTCCGCCGTCGGCGTCGAACCCGCCTGGGCCGCCCTCGCCGGAGCGCTCGTACTGGCCGGGCGGGCGCTGCTCCGGCGACAGGACACCCCGCTCGGTGTGGTGCGGGCCGCCTCGCCGGCGTTCCTGGCGTTCGTCCTGGCGCTCGGTGTCGTCGTGCGCGCGGTCGTCGACAACGGCCTGGCCGACGGGCTGCGGCACCTGCTGCCCGAGGGGACGGGGCTCGCCGCGCTGCTGGGCATCGCCGTGCTGGCCGCCGTCCTGGCGAACCTGATCAACAACCTGCCCGCGGTGCTGGTCCTGCTGCCGCTGACCGCGGCGGCCGGACCCGGCGCCGTACTCGCGGTGCTGCTCGGGGTGAACATCGGCCCGAACCTCACCTACGCCGGGTCACTGGCCACGCTGCTGTGGCGGCGCATCGCGCACCGGCACGAGCACGACGTCGACCTCGGCGAGTTCACCCGGCTCGGCCTGCTGACCGTGCCGGCCGCCCTCGTCCCCGCGGTGCTCGCGCTGTGGGCGTCGCTCTGGCTCGTCGGGGTCTGA
- a CDS encoding RICIN domain-containing protein: MKDAGLSNSPTPARPSAVTDEQLSAELKKWSGAAPALQPVGELLDRHWEAAFAYARLCTDGVRPAGMLTTAAFTRLFGETLRQTGPTSAWRPRLLVTVRRIAAEWDTDRRRDMLHPELRADTGDGDRATARLLPPADRRVLSGAFQRVPQSARCLLWHVEVEAEPLAVPAALLGLDEEDARVELGRARERLREECLQVHRELAPEQECRHYLRLLDVTYRRGGVDIDKDLRAHLEGCRHCRRTADQLHQFNQGLGGALAEAVLGWAAQTYHETRAHMNAVPEEPDAPPAPAAREIPAPPIMGESFFPLPDAVPPLPARMPEVPAPEVPASEAPAAGPRSRARAVSHRSSHKKAPRRVGRRNLGAAVLTVSGLIVLPLVLWSSLGSSDGTGTAGDATPSDAADTDTGASASDPSWAGAGDAKQGTLRGRLHNVASGLCVGVVGGKAVKGAETELTKCSSVAGQQWSYDTDGLLRSAEDPDLCLDSHLGYSVQLAPCTGASTAGAKNIRYDFTLQGTLVPRWDQDLALTPAATDGAGALVVKARDDAAEQRWVIDTSQPDPQMEVVNWGAEATPSKTPTPKASKSPTPTPTPPPSTTPPAPRTTPTPTPSATAPSNAYCYYNPSYCYGGGQYGGYPGYGGGYGGGYGGGYGGYGGGYDGRR; encoded by the coding sequence GTGAAAGACGCAGGGCTGTCGAATTCTCCGACTCCCGCTCGCCCGTCCGCCGTCACGGACGAGCAACTCAGTGCCGAGCTCAAGAAGTGGAGTGGAGCGGCCCCCGCGCTGCAACCGGTCGGTGAACTCCTCGACCGGCACTGGGAAGCCGCCTTCGCCTACGCCCGGCTCTGCACCGACGGCGTCCGTCCCGCGGGAATGCTCACGACCGCGGCATTCACCAGACTCTTCGGCGAAACGCTGCGCCAGACCGGGCCGACCTCTGCCTGGCGGCCCCGACTCCTCGTCACGGTGCGCCGTATCGCCGCCGAATGGGACACCGACCGCAGACGCGACATGCTCCACCCGGAGCTGAGAGCCGACACCGGCGACGGGGACCGGGCCACGGCCCGGCTGCTGCCGCCGGCCGACCGGCGGGTGCTGTCCGGGGCGTTCCAGCGGGTGCCGCAGTCGGCCCGCTGCCTGCTGTGGCACGTCGAGGTCGAGGCCGAGCCGCTCGCCGTACCCGCCGCGCTGCTGGGCCTGGACGAGGAGGACGCCCGGGTCGAACTCGGTCGTGCCCGCGAGCGGCTGCGCGAGGAGTGCCTCCAGGTCCACCGCGAACTCGCGCCCGAGCAGGAGTGCCGCCACTACCTCCGGCTGCTCGACGTGACCTACCGCCGCGGCGGCGTCGACATCGACAAGGACCTGCGCGCCCATCTGGAAGGGTGCAGGCACTGTCGGCGCACCGCCGACCAGTTGCACCAGTTCAACCAGGGACTCGGCGGCGCGCTGGCCGAGGCCGTGCTCGGCTGGGCCGCGCAGACCTATCACGAGACCCGCGCGCACATGAACGCCGTACCTGAGGAGCCTGATGCCCCGCCCGCGCCGGCCGCGCGGGAGATACCGGCCCCGCCGATCATGGGCGAGTCGTTCTTCCCGCTGCCGGACGCCGTGCCCCCGCTGCCCGCGCGGATGCCCGAAGTTCCCGCGCCCGAAGTTCCCGCGTCCGAAGCTCCGGCGGCCGGTCCGCGCAGCCGCGCTCGCGCCGTCTCGCACCGCTCCAGCCACAAGAAGGCGCCCCGGCGCGTCGGCCGCCGCAACCTCGGGGCGGCCGTCCTGACCGTGAGCGGGCTCATCGTCCTGCCCCTGGTGCTGTGGTCCTCCCTCGGTTCGTCCGACGGGACCGGCACGGCCGGCGACGCCACCCCCTCGGACGCGGCGGACACCGACACGGGCGCCTCGGCCTCCGACCCGTCCTGGGCCGGTGCCGGTGACGCGAAGCAGGGCACCCTGCGCGGCCGGCTGCACAACGTGGCCTCCGGGCTGTGCGTCGGCGTCGTCGGCGGGAAGGCCGTCAAGGGAGCGGAGACCGAACTCACCAAGTGCTCCTCGGTGGCCGGCCAGCAGTGGTCGTACGACACCGACGGGCTGCTGCGCAGCGCGGAGGACCCCGACCTCTGCCTGGACTCCCACCTCGGCTACTCGGTGCAACTGGCCCCCTGCACGGGCGCGTCCACGGCCGGCGCCAAGAACATCCGCTACGACTTCACCCTCCAGGGCACTCTGGTGCCCCGCTGGGACCAGGACCTGGCCCTCACCCCCGCGGCCACCGACGGGGCGGGCGCCCTGGTCGTCAAGGCCCGCGACGACGCCGCCGAACAGCGTTGGGTGATCGACACCTCCCAGCCCGACCCGCAGATGGAAGTGGTCAACTGGGGCGCGGAGGCCACACCTTCGAAGACGCCCACCCCCAAGGCGTCGAAGTCACCCACGCCGACGCCCACCCCGCCCCCGTCCACCACCCCGCCGGCCCCCAGGACGACCCCGACGCCGACCCCGTCGGCCACGGCCCCGTCGAACGCGTACTGCTACTACAACCCCTCCTACTGCTACGGAGGCGGCCAGTACGGCGGGTACCCGGGCTACGGCGGCGGCTATGGCGGAGGTTATGGCGGTGGCTACGGCGGTTACGGCGGCGGGTACGACGGTCGCCGCTGA
- a CDS encoding flavoprotein, producing the protein MTDQDETPPFLYVVVCAAGVAADVGELIAAAQERRWRVGVFATPTAMNGFFDPAAVEARTGRPIRSAWRRPGDPRPFPDPDAVVVAPATFNTINKWAAGIADTLALGTLCEVSGQGVPIGVLPCVSDALAAHPAYQDSLIRLRGMGVRFADPGQDGEFAWERALDLVGRTGR; encoded by the coding sequence GTGACCGACCAGGACGAGACACCGCCCTTTCTGTACGTCGTCGTCTGCGCCGCCGGTGTCGCCGCGGACGTCGGCGAGCTGATCGCCGCCGCGCAGGAACGGCGGTGGCGGGTCGGCGTGTTCGCGACACCGACCGCCATGAACGGCTTCTTCGACCCGGCCGCCGTCGAGGCGCGCACCGGCCGCCCGATCCGCTCCGCCTGGCGCCGCCCGGGCGACCCGCGGCCCTTCCCGGACCCCGACGCGGTCGTGGTGGCCCCGGCCACCTTCAACACGATCAACAAGTGGGCGGCCGGTATCGCCGACACCCTCGCATTGGGCACCCTGTGCGAGGTCTCCGGCCAGGGCGTCCCGATCGGCGTCCTGCCCTGCGTCTCCGACGCGCTCGCCGCGCATCCCGCCTACCAGGACAGCCTGATACGGCTGCGCGGGATGGGCGTGCGGTTCGCGGACCCCGGCCAGGACGGGGAGTTCGCATGGGAGCGGGCGCTGGACCTGGTCGGGCGGACCGGACGGTGA
- a CDS encoding TetR/AcrR family transcriptional regulator: MDSAVARERALDAAEELFYGRGIQAVGMDDVRGASGVSLKRLYQLFPAKEQLVEAYLERRDGRWRGRLAAHVEREQDPGLRVLAVFDWLELWFGEEGFHGCAWINSYGELGATSERVAAQVRAHKRAFADYLTSLVTAAGHPAALAGPLFLLAEGAMVTAGINGSTGPAVEAREAARSLLESR, from the coding sequence ATGGACAGCGCAGTGGCCCGGGAGCGGGCGTTGGACGCCGCCGAGGAGCTGTTCTACGGGCGAGGCATCCAGGCCGTCGGCATGGACGACGTCCGGGGCGCGTCCGGGGTGTCCCTGAAGCGGCTCTACCAGCTCTTCCCCGCGAAGGAGCAGTTGGTCGAGGCCTATCTGGAGCGGCGCGACGGGCGCTGGCGCGGACGGCTCGCCGCCCATGTGGAGCGCGAGCAGGACCCCGGGCTGCGCGTCCTCGCCGTCTTCGACTGGCTGGAACTGTGGTTCGGCGAGGAGGGCTTCCACGGATGCGCCTGGATCAACTCCTACGGCGAACTGGGCGCCACCTCGGAGCGCGTGGCGGCTCAAGTGCGGGCCCACAAGCGGGCGTTCGCCGACTACCTGACCTCCCTCGTGACCGCTGCCGGGCACCCCGCCGCCCTGGCCGGGCCCCTGTTCCTGCTGGCCGAGGGCGCCATGGTCACGGCGGGGATCAACGGGAGCACCGGGCCGGCCGTCGAGGCCCGCGAGGCGGCCCGGTCGCTGCTGGAGTCCCGCTGA
- a CDS encoding DUF4232 domain-containing protein, translating to MVKASPGRRRAGLLMSAVAVLAAVAACGTGAQQAGAPRTVPGTAAPATDGPTTTPASPAGTRCHTPELRASVGRNNPGAGQENFPIVLTNASERTCTVRGYPGAAFLDASGKQLGPDPARSPDPPGTVTLAPGDSAWAGLTFANPEVSGARAATPAALLVTPPDEREPLKVTWTGGEVPVSGNESTVRLITFSPGTGA from the coding sequence ATGGTCAAGGCGTCCCCAGGCAGGAGGCGGGCGGGCCTGCTCATGAGCGCGGTCGCGGTGCTCGCGGCGGTGGCCGCCTGTGGCACCGGTGCGCAGCAGGCGGGCGCTCCGCGGACCGTGCCAGGTACGGCCGCCCCGGCGACCGACGGGCCCACGACCACCCCGGCCTCCCCCGCCGGCACCCGCTGTCACACTCCCGAGCTGCGCGCGTCCGTCGGCCGCAACAACCCGGGGGCCGGGCAGGAGAACTTCCCGATCGTGCTCACCAACGCCTCGGAGCGCACCTGCACCGTGCGCGGCTACCCGGGGGCGGCCTTCCTCGACGCCTCCGGCAAGCAGCTGGGTCCTGACCCCGCACGCTCCCCCGACCCGCCCGGGACGGTCACCCTGGCGCCGGGCGACAGCGCCTGGGCCGGCCTGACCTTCGCCAACCCCGAGGTCAGCGGGGCCCGCGCGGCCACACCGGCGGCCCTGCTGGTCACCCCGCCGGACGAGCGCGAGCCGCTGAAGGTGACCTGGACCGGCGGTGAGGTGCCGGTGTCCGGGAACGAGTCGACGGTCCGATTGATCACGTTCAGTCCTGGTACGGGGGCGTGA
- a CDS encoding sigma-70 family RNA polymerase sigma factor, translated as MDGHDELARRFEERRGRLRAVAHRMLGSAEEAEDAVQEAWLRLSRTDAGSIDNLAGWLTTVVSRVCLDMLRSRAARREEPYGPRVPEPAGADAPEDEAVLGDSVGLALLVVLERLGPAERVAFVLHDLFGVPFDQVAAVVNRSVPAAKKLASRARHKVRGTPAVPEAELDRHRRVVETFLAAARGGDLGGLLDVLAPDVVRRADPAVLPPGVPAELRGARAVAEGTVALRERSRFAALALVDGDAGIVVAPHGRLLLALPVTVRGGRITAYDVVADPARLRRIELGVLGPPAVSERSRTP; from the coding sequence ATGGACGGGCACGACGAGCTGGCGCGGCGGTTCGAGGAGCGGCGCGGGCGGCTGCGGGCGGTGGCGCACCGCATGCTGGGCTCGGCCGAGGAGGCGGAGGACGCCGTCCAGGAGGCCTGGCTGCGGCTGAGCCGTACGGACGCCGGCTCCATCGACAACCTGGCGGGGTGGCTGACGACGGTGGTCTCCCGGGTGTGCCTGGACATGCTCCGCTCGCGCGCGGCGCGGCGGGAGGAGCCGTACGGCCCCCGGGTGCCGGAGCCGGCCGGTGCGGACGCCCCCGAGGACGAGGCCGTCCTCGGTGACTCCGTGGGCCTCGCCCTCCTGGTGGTGCTGGAGAGGCTGGGCCCCGCCGAACGGGTCGCGTTCGTGCTGCACGACCTGTTCGGCGTGCCCTTCGACCAGGTCGCGGCGGTCGTGAACCGCTCCGTGCCGGCCGCGAAGAAGCTCGCCAGCCGGGCCCGGCACAAGGTCCGGGGCACTCCCGCCGTCCCGGAGGCCGAACTCGACCGGCACCGCCGGGTCGTCGAGACCTTCCTGGCCGCCGCACGGGGCGGCGACCTCGGCGGGCTGCTCGACGTGCTCGCCCCCGACGTGGTCCGCCGGGCCGACCCCGCCGTCCTGCCGCCCGGGGTGCCGGCCGAACTGCGCGGTGCCCGTGCGGTGGCCGAGGGAACCGTGGCGCTGCGCGAACGCTCCCGGTTCGCGGCCCTCGCCCTGGTCGACGGCGACGCGGGCATCGTCGTCGCCCCGCACGGGCGGCTGCTGCTCGCTCTGCCGGTGACGGTACGGGGCGGGCGGATCACGGCCTACGACGTGGTCGCCGACCCGGCGCGGCTGCGCCGGATCGAGCTGGGCGTCCTCGGCCCGCCCGCGGTCAGCGAACGGTCTCGGACACCGTGA